In Octopus bimaculoides isolate UCB-OBI-ISO-001 chromosome 14, ASM119413v2, whole genome shotgun sequence, the following are encoded in one genomic region:
- the LOC106875535 gene encoding uncharacterized protein LOC106875535, with translation MSHGLPTFIGDTDIYFAQLEAYFQTYDISPSKRLKLLYCNLPPSLTKVSKDLLTSPKDDATYDEVKNKILHRTTRSATSRFNELMADEQLGDRTPTEFLTLLRDLSGESTDAPLLRKIFFSRLPLHVQTILATAFESNTVDQVATMADSPRILGKPFSRCLAVY, from the coding sequence ATGTCGCATGGTTTACCCACATTCATTGGTGATACCGATATCTATTTCGCACAATTGGAGGCCTATTTTCAAACCTATGACATCTCGCCATCCAAGAGGTTAAAGTTGCTTTATTGCAATCTGCCTCCATCGCTTACAAAAGTGTCTAAAGACTTACTCACATCTCCAAAAGACGACGCCACATATGACGAGGTGAAAAACAAGATCCTACACAGGACCACCAGGTCTGCCACCAGCCGATTCAATGAGCTGATGGCAGACGAACAGCTCGGGGACAGGACTCCCACGGAATTTCTAACACTTTTACGAGATCTGAGCGGAGAATCAACAGATGCCCCACTTCTCcgcaagatatttttttctcgtCTGCCGTTGCACGTTCAAACCATTCTAGCGACGGCATTTGAGTCAAACACTGTGGACCAAGTGGCCACAATGGCCGATAGTCCTCGAATACTCGGGAAACCCTTCTCGCGCTGTTTGGCAGTGTACTGA